In one Lycium barbarum isolate Lr01 chromosome 7, ASM1917538v2, whole genome shotgun sequence genomic region, the following are encoded:
- the LOC132603517 gene encoding uncharacterized protein LOC132603517: MTEGTSLPMINMGDETEWVAQQESAIAEENRILRQQMIEMLQGWSNGQQPPQSIPGFPDITSVAQACSQAPLSTAEDPVYPPGFGHYTNLPNTAETSVGRPPRVPIRTDHSGIATTGPAYTYSLSNPNHVANVRPVYTIPPPAVMQRSNLVPPSDIRQEQHFAPDFAFGAPDPYHQTLHFSPLIDSEGPAKNAVTHLGHEYRGPAKNAVTHLGAEYGVATKNVEHDEMVRKMKSLEQAMKNLHGSGSYKSVSYSDLCMFPSVHLPPGFKTPKFDKYDGHGDPIAHLRRYCNQLRGAGGNQELLMAYFGESLTGLASEWFIDQDIVKWHTWDDMANEFVQQFQYNIDLVPDKKSLTNLKKKVTESFREFAVRWREQAARVKPPMREGEMVETFLQAQDETYYQHMIPALGKPFIEAIKMGEIIEEGIKTGRIVGFAALKATTQAIQNGSGSFGGKKKKEDVATVAPGLRRNPRGPPRQYTQPQPQPQPQNYTQDPYNYPQHYFPPQNPQYSIPPPQYPIYSTQPYVQPPCYPQWRAPTPQVRPPPPQTYQGPPRSNFRPRPEYKRENTVKDNFTPIGESYADLFQKLRALNVLSPIEGRIPNPPPKNLDYSQRCAYFSDTPGHNIEKCWYLKKAIQDLIDTQQIVVQNADIPNINQNPLPNHKETKMLELIYGSDGSDVPYKPIMKIEAGVEKSVNVADSAKTAPLGLNEVTKRPIQSDAMKPLLIVKGAPEKVGASQGKPKLIVPGVSSRPILTVKGAFTTPIIIKPVTQLSIVDAKAVPWNYNQTMVTYQGKEIIKEVDEVGGLTRSGRCFAPEELRKTKQVREGQIPVKKPVTEEEAEEFLKKMKLPDYSIVEQLRKTPAQISLLSLLIHSDEHRKALLKILNEAHVPTEITVNQLEKIAGRIFEVNRITFSDDELPVEGTGHNRSLHITVKCELSYVTRVLIDGGSGANICPLSTLQKLNVSTERIRPNNVCVRAFDGAKTDAIGEIDLVLTIGPGDFTIDFQVLNINASYNMLLGRPWVHMAGAIPSTLHQMIKFEYDRQEVIVHGEGDLSIYKDSTVPFIEVHNADETLVYQASDIVVAEQIPEGKPILRPQLPPTSVMVVNEMLKYGFEPGKGLGASLQGMVYPVCPRESPGPFGLGFKPTAEDRKRVKKRKKESWSLTKPVPPIYKSFVKNTSSFSQPVLDVDFGLIGCFQNLFVEADMVEMGGGPSNADVQFIGHDVQLSNWEVTPLPTRKEFCSVCAGSNDMTCMRNSQPDLKIRPNHETMNQEVEYDEEEVFQEKELIQALFKYKDVFAWSYDDMPGLSTKLVVHKLPTDPTFPPVKQKLRKLKSDMSLKVKEEIEKQLESKVIRVARYPTWLSNVVPVPKKDGKTRVCVDYRDLNKASPKDDFPLPNIHILLDNCAKHEIASFVDCYAGYHQIVMDDDDAEKTSFITEWGTYCYRVMPFGLKNAGATYMRAMTTIFHDMMHKEIEVYVDDVIIKSRKQSDHVKDLVKFFERLRRYNLKLNPAKCIFGVPSGKLLGFVVSRRGIELDPAKIKAIQELPPPKNKTEVMSLLGRLNYISRFIAQLTTTCEPIFKLLKKNAAIEWTDECQEAFDKIKRYLSNPPVLVPPEPGRPLILYLSVLDNSFGCVLGQHDVTGKKEQAIYYLSKKFTTYEAKYTHLERTCCALTWVAQKLKHYLSSYTTYLISRLDPLKYIFQKPMPTGRLAKWQILLTEFDISYVTRTAMKAQALADHLAENPVDEEYEPLKTYFPDEEVSCLEEVIPDNDPGWKLFFDGAANRKRVGVGAVLISESGQHYPVTAQLRFYCTNNMAEYEACILGLRLAIDMGIQELLVLGDSDSLVHQVQGEWETRDLKLIPYHQCLQDLCRRFITVKFKHIPRIHNEIADALATLSSMLQHPDKAHIDPLHIQTHNQHAYCNTVEEELDGEPWFHDIK; this comes from the exons ATGACGGAAGGGACTTCGCTACCGATGATCAACATGGGGGATGAAACGGAATGGGTGGCTCAACAAGAATCTGCCATCGCCGAGGAGAATAGAATTCTCAGGCAACAAATGATTGAGATGTTGCAAGGATGGTCGAATGGTCAACAACCTCCTCAGTCAATCCCTGGGTTCCCCGACATCACTTCCGTCGCACAGGCATGCTCACAAGCACCGTTATCTACTGCGGAAGACCCGGTATACCCACCTGGGTTCGGTCATTACACCAATTTGCCGAATACGGCGGAAACTTCTGTAGGTCGTCCTCCAAGGGTACCAATCAGGACCGATCATTCCGGGATTGCAACCACTGGGCCTGCCTACACATACTCACTGTCTAACCCCAATCATGTTGCAAATGTAAGACCCGTTTACACAATACCGCCACCTGCGGTTATGCAAAGGTCAAACCTTGTGCCACCATCTGACATCCGTCAAGAGCAGCATTTTGCACCCGATTTTGCATTTGGGGCTCCTGATCCTTATCATCAGACTCTACATTTTAGTCCTCTAATCGATTCTGAAGGACCtgctaagaatgcggttacgcatcttggcCATGAATATAGAGGTCCtgctaagaatgcggttacgcatcttggcGCTGAGTATGGAGTTGCTACTAAGAATGTAGAGCATGACGAAATGGTTAGGAAGATGAAAAGTCTAGAACAAGCTATGAAGAACTTGCACGGATCAGGAAGCTATAAAAGCGTTTCATACAGTGATTTGTGTATGTTCCCGAGTGTTCACTTACCTCCGGGGTTTAAGACACCGAAGTTTGACAAGTACGATGGGCACGGTGATCCCATAGCTCATTTGAGGAGATACTGCAACCAACTGAGAGGAGCTGGGGGTAATCAGGAATTGCTCATGGCTTACTTTGGGGAGAGTCTGACTGGTTTAGCTTCGGAATGGTTTATTGATCAGGACATTGTGAAATGGCATACTTGGGATGATATGGCAAATGAGTTCGTGCAACAATTTCAGTACAATATTGATCTGGTTCCTGATAAAAAGTCTCTAACCAACCTGAAGAAGAAAGTTACCGAAAGTTTTAGGGAGTTTGCGGTTCGTTGGCGTGAACAAGCTGCAAGGGTAAAGCCACCAATGAGAGAAGGAGAGATGGTGGAGACTTTTCTCCAAGCACAAGATGAGACATATTATCAACACATGATCCCAGCCTTAGGAAAACCGTTCATTGAGGCCATTAAAATGGGAGAAAtaatagaagaaggaatcaaaacaGGACGCATTGTCGGCTTTGCCGCGTTGAAGGCAACAACCCAAGCCATTCAAAATGGTTCAGGGAGTTTTGGtggaaagaagaaaaaggaagacgTAGCTACGGTTGCGCCTGGGCTACGGCGAAACCCGAGGGGCCCGCCTCGCCAATACACtcaaccccaaccccaaccccaaccccaaaaCTACACCCAAGATCCATATAATTACCCACAACACTACTTCCCTCCCCAAAACCCACAATATTCTATTCCGCCCCCTCAGTACCCCATATACAGTACGCAGCCATATGTCCAGCCCCCTTGTTACCCGCAATGGCGTGCACCAACCCCGCAAGTCCGTCCTCCACCTCCACAGACTTACCAAGGCCCTCCCAGATCCAATTTTCGGCCCAGGCCGGAGTACAAAAGGGAAAATACGGTCAAGGATAACTTTACCCCCATTGGGGAATCATATGCTGATTTGTTTCAGAAGTTGAGGGCATTAAATGTTTTAAGCCCAATTGAAGGAAGGATCCCAAACCCTCCTCCGAAAAATCTTGATTACTCTCAAAGATGTGCTTATTTCTCTGATACCCCGGGACACAATATAGAGAAATGTTGGTATTTGAAGAAAGCAATCCAAGATTTGATTGATACACAACAAATTGTGGTGCAAAATGCAGATATACCGAATATCAATCAAAACCCACTACCAAATCATAAAGAAACAAAAATGTTGGAGTTGATCTATGGTAGTGATGGGTCTGATGTTCCATACAAGCCTATCATGAAGATTGAAGCAGGCGTGGAGAAATCAGTAAATGTGGCAGATTCCGCAAAAACAGCACCTTTGGGGTTAAATGAGGTTACAAAGAGACCAATCCAGTCAGACGCGATGAAACCCTTATTGATTGTGAAGGGAGCTCCAGAGAAGGTTGGGGCAAGTCAGGGAAAACCAAAGTTGATCGTGCCAGGGGTGTCGAGCAGGCCTATTTTAACTGTCAAAGGGGCGTTCACCACTCCTATCATTATTAAGCCAGTGACACAACTTTCAATAGTTGATGCTAAGGCGGTTCCCTGGAATTATAATCAGACTATGGTTACTTACCAAGGGAAGGAAATCATCAAAGAAGTAGACGAAGTAGGGGGCCTGACTCGTTCAGGAAGATGCTTCGCTCCGGAAGAGTTAAGGAAAACCAAGCAGGTAAGGGAAGGCCAAATACCCGTTAAGAAACCAGTAACAGAGGAAGAAGCTGAAGAgttcttgaaaaagatgaaatTGCCAGACTATTCCATTGTGGAGCAATTAAGGAAAACCCCTGCTCAAATCTCTTTGTTGTCTTTATTAATACACTCAGATGAACACCGCAAAGCTTtgttgaagattttgaatgaagctcATGTCCCTACTGAGATTACGGTTAATCAATTGGAGAAAATTGCTGGGAGGATCTTTGAGGTAAATAGAATCACTTTCTCAGATGATGAACTACCCGTTGAAGGTACTGGACATAACCGAAGCCTTCATATTACTGTAAAATGTGAGCTTTCCTATGTCACGAGAGTTTTGATTGATGGGGGCTCTGGTGCAAACATTTGTCCTCTGTCAACCTTACAAAAACTAAATGTAAGTACTGAAAGAATTCGACCAAATAATGTGTGTGTTAGAGCTTTTGATGGAGCGAAAACTGACGCCATCGGTGAGATAGATCTTGTGCTTACAATAGGGCCTGGTGATTTTACCATAGATTTTCAAGTATTGAACATCAATGCCTCCTATAATATGTTGTTGGGAAGACCGTGGGTACATATGGCTGGGGCAATCCCATCCACATTGCATCAGATGATCAAGTTTGAATATGATAGGCAGGAAGTGATCGTTCACGGTGAAGGGGATTTGTCCATTTATAAAGACTCCACTGTTCCCTTTATCGAAGTGCATAATGCTGATGAAACACTGGTGTATCAAGCTTCTGATATAGTGGTAGCTGAGCAGATCCCTGAAGGGAAACCCATTCTGAGACCGCAGTTGCCTCCAACATCTGTTATGGTGGTAAATGAAATGTTGAAATATGGTTTTGAGCCAGGAAAAGGCTTGGGGGCTTCTCTACAAGGTATGGTTTATCCGGTGTGTCCACGTGAGAGTCCAGGTCCATTTGGTCTGGGGTTCAAACCAACGGCTGAAGATAGAAAGAGGGTTAAAAAGCGAAAAAAAGAATCATGGTCACTTACTAAGCCTGTGCCACCAATCTACAAGTCCTTCGTCAAGAATACCAGCAGTTTTTCCCAGCCAGTACTGGATGTGGATTTTGGGTTGATTGGGTGTTTCCAGAACTTGTTTGTTGAAGCTGATATGGTTGAAATGGGAGGGGGTCCCAGTAACGCGGATGTGCAGTTCATTGGCCATGATGTCCAACTCAGCAATTGGGAAGTCACTCCTCTCCCAACCAGGAAGGAGTTTTG TTCTGTTTGTGCTGGTTCTAATGATATGACATGCATGCGGAATTCTCAGCCAGATCTTAAAATCCGACCTAACCATGAAACAATGAACCAAGAAGTTGAatatgatgaagaagaagtatttcAGGAA AAAGAATTAATCCAGGCTTTGTTTAAATATAAGGATGTTTTTgcatggtcttatgatgatatgccgggTTTAAGTACTAAATTGGTGGTTCACAAATTGCCAACTGACCCCACATTCCCTCCTGTGAAGCAGAAATTAAGGAAACTAAAATCAGACATGAGTTTGAAGGTTAAAGAAGAAATCGAAAAACAACTTGAGTCCAAAGTCATCCGAGTCGCTCGATACCCTACTTGGTTATCCAATGTTGTCCCCGTTCCGAAGAAGGATGGCAAAACGCGTGTGTGTGTGGATTATCGTGATCTAAACAAAGCAAGCCCGAAGGATGACTTTCCATTGCCCAATATCCATATTTTGTTAGACAACTGTGCTAAGCATGAGATTGCGTCTTTTGTAGATTGCTACGCAGGGTATCACCAGATCGTTATGGATGATGATGATGCAGAGAAGACATCCTTCATCACAGAATGGGGTACATATTGTTATCGAGTCATGCCGTTTGGGTTGAAGAATGCTGGGGCAACATATATGAGAGCGATGACCACCATATTTCACGATATGATGCATAAAGAAATTGAAGTATATGTGGATGATGTGATCATTAAATCAAGAAAGCAGTCTGACCATGTCAAGGATTTGGTGAAATTTTTCGAAAGGCTTCGCAGGTACAATCTTAAGCTCAATCCAGCGAAATGTATATTTGGAGTCCCGTCAGGGAAACTTTTGGGGTTTGTAGTCAGTCGGCGTGGTATTGAATTGGATCCTGCAAAGATCAAAGCTATTCAGGAGTTACCACCGCCAAAGAACAAAACCGAGGTAATGAGCCTACTTGGGAGGTTGAATTACATTAGTCGATTTATTGCTCAACTCACAACAACTTGTGAGCCCATTTTTAAGTTGTTAAAGAAGAATGCTGCGATTGAATGGACTGACGAATGCCAAGAAGCGTTTGACAAAATCAAGAGGTATCTGTCGAATCCACCTGTATTGGTTCCTCCCGAGCCTGGGAGACCTTTAATATTGTACCTATCAGTTCTGGACAATTCCTTTGGTTGCGTATTGGGTCAACATGATGTTACAGGCAAGAAGGAACAGGCAATCTATTATCTCAGCAAGAAGTTTACTACTTATGAGGCTAAGTACACTCATCTAGAAAGGACGTGTTGcgctttgacttgggttgcacaaaaaTTGAAACATTATCTTTCGTCCTACACTACTTATCTTATCTCCCGCTTGGACCCTTTGAAGTATATATTTCAGAAACCCATGCCCACGGGCAGGCTTGCAAAATGGCAGATATTACTCACGGAGTTTGATATTTCGTATGTGACTCGGACCGCGATGAAAGCCCAAGCCTTGGCAGACCATCTGGCGGAGAACCCAGTGGATGAAGAATATGAGCCATTGAAAACGTACTTTCCTGATGAAGAAGTGTCATGCCTCGAGGAGGTCATTCCGGATAACGATCCGGGTTGGAAGTTGTTTTTTGATGGGGCTGCTAACAGGAAACGAGTTGGGGTAGGGGCCGTTCTTATCTCAGAATCAGGACAACATTACCCTGTAACAGCCCAGCTTCGATTTtattgtaccaacaacatggcggaGTATGAAGCTTGCATTTTGGGTTTAAGGTTAGCTATCGACATGGGGATTCAAGAATTATTGGTATTGGGGGATTCAGACTCTCTAGTCCACCAAGTTCAAGGAGAGTGGGAAACCCGTGATTTGAAGCTTATACCATATCACCAGTGTTTGCAGGATCTTTGCAGACGGTTCATAACAGTAAAATTTAAGCACATTCCTAGGATTCATAATGAGAttgctgatgctttggccacctTGTCTTCAATGCTCCAGCACCCAGACAAGGCTCACATTGACCCTTTACATATACAAACTCACAATCAACATGCTTATTGCAATACAGTTGAAGAGGAACTTGACGGTGAGCCTTGGTTCCATGATATTAAATAA